One region of Juglans regia cultivar Chandler chromosome 4, Walnut 2.0, whole genome shotgun sequence genomic DNA includes:
- the LOC118348259 gene encoding DNA-binding protein S1FA1-like has protein sequence MSKLFLVGNYVLYMYAQKTLPPRKKKPVSKKKMKRERMKQGVSAPGE, from the exons ATGTCTAAG TTATTCCTTGTTGGAAATTACGTACTTTACATGTATGCACAAAAAACTCTTCCTCCAAGGAAAAAGAAGCCGGTCtccaagaagaagatgaagagggagagaatGAAGCAAGGTGTTTCTGCACCTGGAGAGTAG
- the LOC109012820 gene encoding DNA-binding protein S1FA-like, producing the protein MDDEYEFADKVPPSFDRVGDMIKDAEAKGFNPGLIVLLVVVGLLLIFLVGNYVLYMYAQKTLPPRKKKPVSKKKMKRERMKQGVSAPGE; encoded by the exons ATGGACGACGAGTACGAGTTCGCTGACAAGGTTCCTCCCTCCTTTGATCGCGTG GGAGATATGATCAAGGATGCTGAAGCCAAAGGGTTCAACCCTGGACTGATAGTGCTCCTGGTTGTTGTTGGGCTATTGTTGATATTCCTTGTTGGAAATTACGTACTTTACATGTATGCACAAAAAACTCTTCCTCCAAGGAAAAAGAAGCCGGTCtccaagaagaagatgaagagggagagaatGAAGCAAGGTGTTTCTGCACCTGGAGAGTAG